A genome region from Rickettsiales endosymbiont of Stachyamoeba lipophora includes the following:
- a CDS encoding phosphatidylglycerophosphatase A, translating into MDSIQGYKQEQKLNKLTFLIATVCGIGKCKFAPGTFGSLAAFPILYVVNQVLLWLVIGNSGVIISVNEVLAILIGHLAFIIILFITGTIYAEKYSKATGRLDPKEVVIDEVVGQALLIFLATPVTMMLVERFNQYVALLLFFIVFRFFDILKPWPINVIDRKVKGGLGIMLDDVAAAIMGSIVIYLIAFVFKP; encoded by the coding sequence ATGGACAGCATCCAAGGATACAAGCAAGAACAGAAATTAAATAAGTTAACATTCTTAATTGCTACTGTATGTGGCATTGGCAAATGTAAGTTTGCTCCAGGTACTTTTGGCTCACTTGCAGCATTTCCAATTCTTTATGTAGTTAATCAGGTTTTGCTTTGGTTAGTAATAGGTAATAGCGGGGTTATTATTTCGGTTAATGAGGTGCTGGCAATCTTAATAGGTCATTTAGCTTTTATTATCATTTTATTTATAACTGGCACTATTTACGCCGAAAAATACTCTAAGGCTACAGGAAGATTAGATCCTAAAGAAGTAGTGATAGATGAGGTGGTTGGGCAAGCATTACTAATCTTTTTAGCAACACCGGTTACCATGATGCTAGTAGAAAGATTTAATCAGTATGTTGCCTTGTTGTTATTTTTTATTGTTTTCCGCTTTTTCGATATTTTAAAGCCTTGGCCAATAAATGTAATTGATCGTAAGGTAAAAGGTGGGTTAGGCATTATGCTTGATGATGTTGCAGCTGCTATCATGGGTAGCATAGTAATATATTTAATAGCGTTCGTGTTTAAACCGTAA
- the ispF gene encoding 2-C-methyl-D-erythritol 2,4-cyclodiphosphate synthase: protein MSKNIVLIMAAGCGTRMNSNLPKQYIKVNEKTILEHTIAKFNNIKEIEHIIIVVAPEDRYIEQLNIDSNKVTIAKVGGKERGESVKNGLEFAKNFNPINILIHDAARPFVSTNVILQLIKELAVSEGVVPVQIINQSLKKWDTEHIIENKLRENYVIMQTPQCFKFAGIYDAYQNTQYFLDDDVAIGINNNIKVKTIIGNMENIKITTTEDLGQFNYEYRVGNGFDVHQFGEGSYITLGGVEIPFSQGIIAHSDGDVILHAITDAILGSIGCGDIGVHFSPHDPQWKNASSDRFIKYALDLLTKNNAQLVNIDITMMAEQPKISTYREEILVSLSNILRLKSTRISLKATTTEKLGFLGRKEGIAALVTVMIKQLILE, encoded by the coding sequence ATGTCTAAAAATATTGTTTTAATTATGGCTGCAGGTTGTGGCACCCGCATGAATAGCAATCTGCCTAAGCAATATATTAAAGTTAATGAAAAGACTATTTTAGAACATACTATTGCTAAATTTAATAATATTAAAGAAATAGAGCATATTATTATTGTAGTGGCTCCAGAAGATCGTTATATCGAGCAATTAAATATAGATAGTAATAAAGTAACTATTGCGAAGGTGGGAGGCAAAGAAAGAGGTGAATCAGTTAAAAATGGCCTTGAATTTGCTAAAAATTTTAATCCCATAAATATCTTAATCCATGATGCTGCTCGTCCATTCGTTTCAACCAATGTAATCTTACAGCTTATAAAGGAGCTTGCAGTTTCAGAGGGAGTGGTTCCTGTACAGATAATCAATCAATCCCTTAAAAAATGGGATACAGAGCATATTATTGAGAATAAATTGCGGGAAAACTATGTGATAATGCAAACTCCTCAATGTTTTAAATTTGCAGGAATTTATGATGCTTATCAAAACACCCAGTATTTTTTAGATGATGATGTGGCAATCGGGATCAATAACAATATAAAAGTTAAAACCATTATAGGAAATATGGAGAATATCAAGATAACTACCACAGAAGATTTAGGCCAATTTAATTACGAATACAGAGTAGGAAATGGCTTTGATGTGCATCAATTTGGAGAGGGTAGTTATATAACATTAGGAGGAGTCGAAATCCCATTTAGCCAAGGTATAATAGCTCATTCAGATGGAGATGTAATTTTACATGCAATAACTGATGCTATACTAGGGTCTATTGGTTGTGGAGATATAGGTGTTCACTTTTCTCCTCATGATCCTCAATGGAAAAATGCCAGTTCTGATCGCTTCATCAAGTATGCACTAGACCTACTTACAAAAAATAATGCCCAACTTGTTAATATTGATATTACTATGATGGCAGAACAGCCTAAAATATCAACTTATCGTGAAGAAATTCTTGTAAGCCTAAGTAACATTCTCAGATTAAAGTCTACTAGAATCAGCCTTAAGGCCACTACTACAGAAAAATTAGGATTTTTAGGGCGCAAGGAAGGAATAGCAGCTTTAGTAACAGTTATGATTAAACAATTAATATTGGAGTAA
- a CDS encoding DUF6468 domain-containing protein — protein sequence MIFVDLFIIIMLVITITFCIKLNKKIELVQKGKKDFAVLFKNFDNTIQRIESSISGMQESAQIAGYSLEEKSQLAKKQIDEIAFLIDKATNTEEKLERLRQELLKLAKPHVEELHRQQNIRQESNNNSLPSIVTTAKPHINTDMTSKLTPANSDQPQNNINDTRRMAIEELLHKISQIQKKAGQ from the coding sequence ATGATTTTTGTAGATCTCTTTATCATCATCATGTTGGTAATTACTATAACTTTTTGTATTAAGCTTAATAAAAAAATTGAGCTGGTACAAAAAGGTAAAAAAGATTTTGCAGTATTATTCAAAAATTTTGATAATACTATTCAAAGAATTGAATCTTCTATAAGCGGCATGCAAGAGTCAGCCCAAATCGCTGGTTATAGCCTTGAAGAGAAAAGCCAGCTTGCTAAAAAGCAAATAGATGAAATAGCTTTTTTAATTGATAAGGCTACAAATACAGAGGAAAAATTAGAGCGATTAAGACAAGAATTGCTTAAGCTTGCTAAACCTCACGTAGAAGAATTACACCGCCAGCAAAATATAAGGCAAGAATCCAACAATAATTCCCTTCCTTCTATTGTTACTACTGCTAAGCCACATATTAATACAGATATGACATCTAAACTCACTCCTGCTAATAGTGATCAGCCTCAAAATAATATAAATGATACCAGACGTATGGCAATTGAGGAGCTATTACATAAAATTTCTCAAATTCAAAAGAAAGCTGGCCAATAA